A single Aspergillus chevalieri M1 DNA, chromosome 3, nearly complete sequence DNA region contains:
- a CDS encoding uncharacterized protein (COG:S;~EggNog:ENOG410PMZJ;~InterPro:IPR038921;~SECRETED:SignalP(1-20)), producing MRVQLASLALLAGFSAAAIAAHEELTVRNANHIFNAIHSSMREWDSTLYHYGMSFFLASVPAGTQLYHGTGTPNPTTGMEWLSFELAQAILFAKLPPPLIESHNPCRAPAHGQGQEPLSSGPEADEESGWLHTYAAARDLRLLYIDGLSAAWSNNGTQDSQKRIFLDDTIHESQIVDEAEAAVEMCRILRETWGDRLDGILRMEIGTEVILCSFERDLKFVRAVRAKPIKSLDKGNRSKKKTLADLQPDVGSWLSVASRYHGIGGNRVRLNYDHFVTAFAHDLDIFGGESKKYRPRLEHLESSSLEPIRQGLETLVMTHDPSDSSFNWQAITDMIVE from the coding sequence ATGCGAGTACAACTCGCCTCTCTGGCCCTCCTAGCTGGCTTCTCAGCCGCAGCTATTGCTGCTCATGAAGAGCTGACTGTCCGCAACGCCAATCACATCTTCAATGCCATTCACTCGTCCATGCGAGAATGGGACTCTACTCTCTACCACTATGGcatgtccttcttcttggcctcTGTGCCAGCCGGCACGCAGCTTTATCACGGCACGGGAACTCCCAACCCAACCACTGGAATGGAGTGGTTGTCTTTTGAGCTAGCACAAGCCATACTATTTGCCAAATTACCCCCGCCCTTGATCGAATCTCATAATCCATGCAGAGCACCAGCCCATGGCCAGGGCCAGGAGCCACTGTCATCGGGACCAGAAGCTGACGAAGAAAGTGGCTGGCTACATACGTACGCCGCTGCACGAGACCTCCGCCTTCTTTACATCGACGGTCTATCAGCAGCATGGTCGAATAACGGAACGCAGGATTCGCAGAAACGCATCTTCCTCGACGACACCATCCACGAATCTCAAATCGTGGACGAAGCCGAGGCCGCAGTTGAAATGTGTCGAATCCTCCGCGAGACGTGGGGCGATCGCCTAGACGGGATACTACGCATGGAGATCGGTACCGAGGTTATCCTATGCTCGTTCGAGAGGGATCTGAAATTCGTTCGCGCTGTACGGGCGAAGCCCATAAAGTCGCTGGATAAGGGTAATCGGTCGAAGAAAAAGACTCTAGCCGATCTTCAGCCGGATGTAGGGTCGTGGTTGTCCGTCGCGTCGCGGTATCATGGGATTGGTGGGAACCGGGTGCGTCTGAATTACGACCACTTTGTCACGGCATTTGCACATGATCTTGATATCTTTGGTGGGGAGAGCAAAAAGTATCGGCCTAGATTGGAGCATCTCGAGTCGTCGTCACTGGAACCAATCAGACAGGGATTGGAAACTCTCGTCATGACGCATGATCCTAGCGATTCCTCGTTCAATTGGCAGGCTATTACTGATATGATCGTCGAGTGA